A single Wolbachia endosymbiont (group A) of Bibio marci DNA region contains:
- the rplT gene encoding 50S ribosomal protein L20 — protein MARVKRGVTTHARHKKILKLAKGYRGRAKSCYRIALQRVEKALQYAYRDRRTRKRDFRSLWIIRINAAAREHGLTYGRFMHGLTLAEIDLNRKILAEMAVNYKDDFAKLVEAVSGKLAENS, from the coding sequence ATGGCTCGGGTAAAACGTGGAGTCACTACTCACGCTCGTCATAAAAAAATATTGAAACTGGCAAAGGGTTATAGAGGACGCGCAAAAAGTTGTTATAGAATTGCATTACAAAGAGTTGAAAAAGCACTGCAATATGCTTACAGAGACAGAAGAACCCGTAAACGTGATTTCCGTAGCTTATGGATAATACGTATTAATGCAGCAGCAAGAGAGCATGGGCTTACTTATGGTAGGTTTATGCATGGTCTTACACTTGCTGAAATTGATTTAAATAGAAAAATTCTTGCTGAGATGGCCGTTAATTATAAGGATGATTTTGCCAAATTAGTAGAAGCTGTAAGTGGTAAATTAGCGGAGAATTCTTAA
- the lysS gene encoding lysine--tRNA ligase yields MTSWPFQEAKKILQEFPNKKEIIFETGYGPSGLPHIGTFGEVFRTTVVVNALKKIAPGIKTKIIAVSDDMDGLRKIPDNVPNQEMLREHLNKPLTMIPDPFGTHQSYGHHMNSLLCKFLDLFEFEYEFRSATECYKSGVYDEKLLLLLKNYDKVMDVMLPSFREERQQTYSPFLPICPKTSQVLQVPVIETNTDKGTITYEDPNGEKIEVPVTKGKCKLQWKPDWGMRWAAFGVNYEAHGKDLTPSAVLSSQICEILGKKPPLLFCYELFLDKEGKKISKSKGNGISIEEWLTYAPTESLALYIFQSPKKAKRLYFDVIPKSTDEYLEFVKRYNENKEKDTDSRLTAESPIISEPFVTSEASVIPDPSTVIRVADTGIQEEKIWIPVSSTGMTPDRGANFSLEQRLDNPAWHIHQGKVPNIDTSGINFSLLLNLAAACNAENKEILWGFISSYAPNVTPENNKMLDRLSDFAVKYYHDFIKPTKSYKTPNAKEKEALLDLKDTLDSLSITATAEEIQSQVFSIGKKYDYTNLRDWFQLLYETLLGQKTGPRMGSFIKLYGIDNTISLIGSATKCIL; encoded by the coding sequence ATGACAAGTTGGCCATTTCAAGAAGCAAAAAAAATATTGCAAGAGTTTCCTAATAAAAAAGAAATAATATTTGAAACTGGTTATGGACCCTCTGGTTTACCCCACATAGGAACCTTTGGAGAGGTTTTTCGCACTACAGTTGTTGTAAATGCATTAAAAAAAATAGCTCCTGGTATAAAAACCAAAATCATTGCAGTTTCAGATGATATGGATGGTTTACGAAAAATACCAGATAATGTGCCAAATCAAGAGATGCTAAGAGAGCACTTAAATAAACCATTGACTATGATACCTGATCCATTTGGCACTCATCAGAGTTATGGTCATCATATGAATTCATTGTTGTGTAAATTTCTTGATTTGTTTGAATTTGAATACGAATTTAGGAGTGCAACAGAGTGTTATAAATCTGGCGTTTACGATGAAAAACTTTTACTCTTGCTGAAAAATTATGATAAAGTGATGGACGTAATGCTTCCATCATTTCGGGAAGAAAGACAGCAGACTTATAGTCCATTCTTGCCAATATGCCCAAAAACTTCTCAAGTTTTACAAGTTCCAGTAATTGAAACAAATACAGATAAAGGAACAATCACGTATGAAGACCCAAACGGGGAAAAAATAGAAGTTCCGGTGACAAAAGGAAAATGTAAACTGCAATGGAAACCTGATTGGGGAATGAGGTGGGCCGCATTTGGAGTAAATTATGAAGCTCACGGAAAAGATTTAACTCCATCTGCTGTGCTTTCAAGTCAAATATGTGAAATACTTGGAAAAAAGCCACCACTTCTGTTTTGCTACGAGCTTTTCCTTGATAAAGAAGGAAAGAAAATATCAAAATCAAAAGGAAATGGCATTTCAATTGAAGAGTGGTTAACTTACGCACCAACAGAGAGCTTAGCATTGTACATTTTTCAGAGTCCTAAAAAAGCTAAACGTTTATATTTTGATGTGATACCAAAATCAACTGATGAGTATCTAGAGTTTGTTAAGCGTTATAATGAGAATAAAGAAAAGGATACAGACAGTAGACTTACTGCAGAATCGCCTATAATTTCAGAACCATTTGTTACCTCAGAGGCTTCTGTTATCCCAGACCCCTCTACTGTCATCCGAGTAGCGGACACTGGGATCCAGGAAGAAAAAATATGGATTCCAGTGTCAAGCACTGGAATGACACCTGACCGAGGTGCTAATTTTTCACTAGAACAACGATTAGACAATCCTGCATGGCATATCCACCAGGGCAAAGTTCCAAATATAGATACTTCAGGCATAAATTTCTCGCTACTTTTAAACCTAGCAGCAGCTTGTAACGCCGAAAACAAAGAGATCCTATGGGGTTTTATATCCTCTTATGCACCAAACGTTACACCAGAAAATAATAAAATGCTTGATAGACTTTCAGACTTTGCAGTAAAGTATTACCACGATTTTATCAAACCAACAAAATCATATAAAACTCCAAATGCAAAAGAGAAAGAAGCGTTACTAGATTTGAAGGACACTTTAGATTCTCTATCTATAACTGCTACTGCTGAAGAAATTCAATCTCAGGTATTTTCTATTGGAAAAAAATATGATTACACCAACTTACGTGATTGGTTTCAGCTATTATATGAAACGTTACTTGGCCAAAAAACCGGCCCAAGAATGGGATCCTTCATAAAGCTTTATGGAATAGATAATACGATTTCTCTCATAGGAAGCGCTACTAAATGTATACTTTAG
- the rpmI gene encoding 50S ribosomal protein L35 produces the protein MKKIKLKTKSSVKKRFHLTAKGKVISTQSGKRHGMVKRSKSNIRNQRGTTILGKSDSRIVKLYMPYGI, from the coding sequence ATGAAGAAAATAAAATTAAAAACCAAATCTTCTGTTAAAAAGCGCTTTCACCTTACAGCTAAGGGTAAAGTCATTTCTACTCAGTCAGGCAAAAGGCATGGCATGGTAAAGAGAAGTAAATCTAATATTCGTAATCAGCGCGGTACAACGATTCTTGGTAAATCTGATTCGCGTATAGTTAAGCTTTATATGCCTTATGGTATTTAA
- a CDS encoding type IV secretion system protein, whose translation MFKTKLSLLLIAIFLLNIDFLLSYPVLADGVSGTDKTKFVSRFNSTGSFSRASNPDCGAFKTAAALAGIAIAVGAIFTSIVLIVSSAGLFTALVIVGMIAAIVGVWKAIGGLVVCEHSFVRHPVARDHDGKYKNFKLKDTGYSVYTDKNYQKEDEYFSALQGKSGKDGKQTEKEILDFNNSDTMNNEYKNYFWPKNGVQYSEYIEVCHRNPLTFGNLFNKVDFNSRGKPGYIDFDVREKDTGYVDGSWSSKVDGGLECRVLKAGQSKPIHGATFKAVRKMGRLCVELASVRMLGIEMTPWPQGVDMGCTKLPPDPLAPMCEKSVMIFKNKDGIGKEEAPIGNNDDYKTTIRNKEKEGKVFVGYDNAGCFSSYVSEACYNQAGSKSLAPIPVTSMIVQCIKESLDNLVAGIDLSGSPLKDKDGHNKGSFSSVAQKRLKNTVTAVLVLALILFSIKAMSGGVRSPQEMYMLIIKFALVIYFATGSGMQQGYEYLTKLSNGLSEIVLKASSESKGICNYEAGRDYEYMRHGKKISYSYLAPWDRLDCRILFYLGAPLDGIGGKIGTGGVATLAVLLGAAPVLLVAGSVIGIIFAGGQILVALVCIFMAVLMMMVILWLCYVFILSLVALSVIVILSPLFIPMVLFQHTKGYFDGWVKELITYSLYPVILFAFLSFMFIACDKIYFKNLNFELDESYKNEQPDKSYEKKQAEISYSKKKQWFKLKDGECDKNETTLACMMQNYSFKKSSILGLFDFTYMEFGSSLIGELLKLCLVLFLFYHFLNILPGMAAELAGNHRAALGSGHTPGQMVGKALSAARAAAGGVGQAAAAAVKKARGTGGGGGDSGKGSSEKIN comes from the coding sequence ATGTTTAAGACTAAGCTGTCATTGCTATTAATTGCGATATTTTTACTAAATATAGATTTCTTACTCTCATATCCAGTACTTGCAGATGGAGTAAGTGGTACTGACAAGACGAAATTTGTTAGTAGATTTAACTCTACTGGCAGCTTTAGTCGTGCCTCTAATCCTGATTGTGGAGCTTTTAAAACAGCTGCAGCACTTGCTGGAATAGCGATTGCTGTTGGTGCAATATTTACTAGCATTGTTTTGATCGTTTCTTCTGCTGGTTTGTTTACCGCTCTTGTTATTGTTGGAATGATAGCTGCAATTGTTGGAGTCTGGAAAGCTATAGGAGGACTTGTTGTTTGTGAACATAGTTTTGTTAGACACCCAGTTGCACGTGACCATGATGGAAAATATAAAAACTTTAAATTAAAAGATACAGGTTATAGTGTCTACACAGATAAAAATTATCAAAAAGAAGACGAATATTTTTCTGCATTACAAGGAAAATCAGGAAAAGATGGAAAACAAACAGAAAAAGAGATTTTAGACTTTAACAACTCGGATACTATGAATAACGAATATAAGAATTATTTTTGGCCAAAAAATGGTGTGCAATACAGTGAATATATAGAAGTATGTCATCGAAACCCTTTAACTTTTGGTAATCTTTTTAATAAGGTAGACTTTAATTCCAGAGGAAAACCTGGATACATAGACTTTGATGTCAGGGAGAAAGACACTGGATACGTAGATGGGTCATGGTCCTCGAAGGTTGATGGTGGTCTGGAATGTAGAGTTCTCAAAGCAGGACAGAGCAAACCCATACATGGAGCTACATTCAAAGCAGTGAGAAAAATGGGCAGATTGTGTGTGGAGTTAGCAAGTGTGAGAATGCTTGGTATCGAAATGACTCCTTGGCCGCAAGGGGTTGATATGGGGTGCACGAAATTGCCACCTGACCCACTTGCTCCTATGTGTGAAAAATCTGTGATGATATTCAAAAATAAAGATGGTATAGGAAAGGAAGAAGCTCCTATTGGTAATAATGATGACTATAAAACTACTATAAGAAATAAGGAAAAAGAAGGAAAAGTTTTTGTAGGTTATGATAATGCTGGCTGTTTTAGCTCGTATGTCTCTGAAGCTTGTTATAACCAGGCAGGGAGTAAATCATTAGCTCCTATTCCCGTGACTTCTATGATAGTGCAATGCATTAAGGAATCGTTAGATAATTTAGTTGCAGGTATTGATTTAAGTGGCAGCCCACTTAAGGATAAAGATGGACATAACAAGGGCAGTTTCTCATCTGTAGCACAAAAGAGGTTGAAAAACACTGTAACTGCTGTTTTGGTTCTAGCTTTAATACTGTTTTCTATAAAAGCCATGTCTGGCGGAGTGCGTAGTCCACAAGAAATGTACATGTTGATCATTAAATTCGCTTTAGTGATTTACTTTGCAACAGGTAGTGGCATGCAACAGGGCTATGAGTATTTGACAAAACTTTCTAATGGGTTGTCAGAAATAGTATTGAAGGCATCATCTGAAAGTAAAGGTATATGTAATTATGAAGCAGGTAGGGATTATGAATACATGCGTCATGGGAAGAAAATATCTTACAGCTACCTTGCACCTTGGGATAGGCTTGATTGCAGAATTTTATTTTATTTAGGTGCCCCTTTAGATGGAATTGGTGGCAAAATTGGTACTGGAGGTGTTGCAACGTTAGCGGTCTTGCTTGGCGCTGCTCCTGTCTTGTTAGTTGCAGGTTCGGTGATTGGTATTATTTTCGCTGGTGGACAAATTTTAGTAGCTCTTGTCTGTATATTTATGGCCGTTCTGATGATGATGGTTATTTTGTGGCTGTGCTATGTATTTATTTTATCTCTAGTTGCTTTAAGTGTAATTGTTATTCTATCACCTTTGTTTATTCCTATGGTTTTATTCCAACACACCAAAGGATATTTTGACGGCTGGGTGAAAGAGTTGATTACCTATAGCTTATACCCGGTTATCCTTTTTGCGTTTTTGTCCTTTATGTTCATAGCATGTGATAAAATCTATTTTAAAAATTTAAATTTTGAACTGGACGAGTCATATAAAAATGAACAACCGGACAAGTCATATGAAAAGAAACAAGCAGAAATCTCATATAGTAAGAAAAAACAGTGGTTTAAATTGAAAGATGGGGAATGTGATAAAAATGAAACTACTCTTGCATGTATGATGCAAAATTATAGCTTTAAAAAGAGCAGCATACTTGGTCTATTCGACTTTACATACATGGAGTTTGGCAGCTCTCTCATCGGAGAATTATTAAAATTGTGTTTAGTATTATTCCTCTTTTACCACTTTTTAAACATTCTTCCTGGCATGGCTGCTGAACTTGCTGGTAACCATAGAGCAGCACTTGGCTCAGGTCATACACCTGGACAAATGGTGGGCAAAGCTTTATCTGCTGCCAGAGCTGCTGCTGGAGGTGTTGGTCAAGCTGCTGCTGCGGCTGTCAAGAAGGCAAGAGGTACTGGTGGAGGAGGTGGAGATAGTGGTAAAGGTTCCAGCGAAAAGATTAACTAA
- a CDS encoding recombinase family protein — protein MVLLEEFEKAGAEAVFLNYEINDNPESQLLLQMQGMIAEYERAKIMERSRRGKIYAANKDCVSVMGGAPYGYRYIDKHMGGGQALFEINEEEADIVRKVFLWASRERASIGEVCRRLNTMSIITRTGKKCWDRSVIWGMLKNPAYKGQAAFGKTKVGVKLQHIRPQKHSCEQPKDNYSTYSVEKANWIYVEVPNIVDEDVFDIVQEQLAENRKIARTRERGAKYLLQGLIVCKHCRYAYYGSSVRTCLKSPQ, from the coding sequence ATGGTATTACTTGAAGAATTTGAGAAAGCAGGAGCAGAAGCGGTTTTTTTAAATTATGAGATTAACGATAACCCAGAATCTCAATTGCTGTTACAAATGCAAGGTATGATAGCAGAATATGAACGAGCGAAAATTATGGAACGAAGTCGTCGTGGAAAGATTTATGCAGCTAATAAAGATTGTGTAAGCGTAATGGGAGGAGCTCCTTATGGCTATCGTTATATAGATAAACATATGGGAGGAGGACAAGCTTTATTTGAGATTAACGAAGAAGAAGCTGATATTGTTCGCAAAGTATTTTTGTGGGCAAGCAGGGAAAGAGCAAGTATTGGGGAAGTATGCCGTCGGCTAAATACTATGTCTATTATAACACGAACAGGAAAAAAGTGCTGGGATAGAAGTGTAATTTGGGGTATGTTAAAAAACCCTGCTTACAAAGGACAAGCAGCTTTTGGTAAAACAAAAGTAGGTGTAAAGTTACAACATATAAGACCACAAAAACATTCTTGTGAACAACCGAAAGATAATTACTCTACTTATTCTGTTGAAAAAGCAAATTGGATTTATGTTGAAGTGCCAAATATAGTGGACGAAGATGTGTTTGATATAGTTCAAGAACAATTAGCTGAGAATAGAAAAATAGCAAGGACAAGAGAAAGAGGAGCAAAGTATTTACTACAAGGTTTAATCGTATGTAAGCATTGTCGTTATGCATATTACGGAAGTTCTGTAAGAACCTGTTTAAAATCTCCTCAATAG
- a CDS encoding VirB4 family type IV secretion/conjugal transfer ATPase, whose product MLRFRAIQSKNKSTLNREVHAAEFIPYSCYWNSTTLMTKENWLVKVIKLSGFAFETADDEDLVIQNNIRNQMLRSISSPAFSLYFHTIRRKKNIFSDEFASQGLPNFFANHVNLKWREKHATRQSFINDLYITIIRRADTKGVEFLSHLLKKFGHVTSKHAWESDMRATYEDLEETTNRVVTSLRNYSPKILGVKETPGGLFCEIMEFLSRIVNCGFVTNTLFPLRTEISRYLPVHRLFFGRKMIQVVTHNESKYAGIVSIKEYGNNTSAGMLDSFLQLPYEFIITQSFQFTNRQIAIGKMQIQQNRMIQSADKAISQIAEISQALDDAMSGKIAFGQHHLTILCIEKSPKSLDNALSLVESELSNCGVYPIRERVNLEPAFWAQIPGNFDYIVRKATISSLNLAGFASQHNYPTGNKFNNHWGDAVTIFDTTSGTPFFFNFHIRDVGHTMIIGPTGAGKTVLMNFLCAQAMKFSPRIFFFDKDRGAEIFLRALSGIYTVIEPRTKTNFNPLQLDDTSDNRTFLMEWIKSLISVYNDKFTSEDIARINDAIEGNFKLRKEDRFLRNLVPFLGLAGPDTLAGAISMWHDNGSHAAIFDNKEDLLDFSRARVFGFEMASLLKDPVALGPVLIYLFHRISISLDGTPSIIVLDEAWALIDNPVFAPKIKDWLKVLRKLNAFVIFATQSVEDASKSAISDTLVQQTATQIFLPNLKATSVYRDVFMLTEREYILIKHTDPSTRFFLVKQGVNAVVARIDLKDLDDIINVLSGRAESVLLLHDILNEVGDNPKVWLPIFYQKVKNV is encoded by the coding sequence ATGCTGAGGTTTAGGGCTATTCAATCGAAGAATAAATCTACTCTGAACAGGGAAGTTCACGCTGCTGAATTTATTCCTTATTCTTGCTATTGGAATAGCACAACCTTGATGACAAAAGAAAATTGGTTGGTTAAGGTTATAAAATTAAGTGGTTTTGCATTTGAAACCGCTGATGACGAGGATTTAGTCATACAGAACAACATCAGGAATCAGATGCTAAGAAGCATTTCATCTCCGGCATTTAGTTTGTATTTTCATACTATCAGACGTAAGAAAAATATTTTTTCTGATGAATTTGCAAGTCAAGGTTTGCCGAATTTTTTCGCTAATCACGTAAATCTAAAATGGAGAGAAAAACACGCAACAAGGCAATCATTTATTAATGACCTATACATTACGATTATCCGTAGAGCGGACACGAAAGGAGTAGAATTTTTGTCACATCTACTAAAAAAATTCGGGCATGTAACTTCAAAACATGCTTGGGAAAGTGATATGCGTGCCACATATGAAGATTTAGAGGAAACGACAAATCGTGTAGTGACAAGCCTTAGGAATTATTCGCCTAAAATCCTTGGAGTAAAAGAAACTCCAGGTGGTTTGTTCTGTGAAATAATGGAGTTTCTATCTAGAATTGTAAATTGTGGCTTCGTTACAAATACGCTTTTTCCGCTAAGAACTGAAATATCAAGATACTTACCAGTACATAGATTATTCTTTGGCCGTAAGATGATACAGGTTGTGACTCATAATGAGAGTAAATATGCTGGAATAGTTAGTATAAAAGAGTATGGAAATAATACTTCTGCAGGAATGCTTGATTCTTTTTTACAACTTCCTTACGAATTTATAATTACGCAATCTTTTCAATTTACAAACAGGCAAATAGCAATTGGAAAAATGCAGATACAGCAAAATCGAATGATACAGTCTGCAGATAAAGCTATTTCTCAAATAGCAGAAATTTCTCAAGCGCTTGATGACGCAATGAGTGGTAAGATTGCCTTTGGTCAACATCACCTGACTATTTTATGTATAGAAAAAAGTCCTAAATCATTGGATAACGCTCTGTCGTTGGTAGAATCAGAGCTTTCTAATTGCGGTGTTTACCCTATCCGTGAGAGAGTTAACCTTGAACCAGCATTTTGGGCGCAAATTCCTGGTAATTTCGATTATATAGTGAGAAAAGCTACAATAAGTAGCCTTAATTTGGCTGGATTTGCATCTCAACATAATTATCCTACTGGTAATAAATTCAATAACCACTGGGGAGATGCCGTTACAATTTTTGACACAACATCTGGTACTCCATTTTTTTTCAACTTTCATATAAGGGATGTTGGACACACTATGATAATTGGCCCAACTGGTGCTGGTAAAACTGTTTTAATGAATTTCTTGTGTGCCCAAGCGATGAAGTTTTCTCCAAGGATATTCTTTTTTGATAAAGATCGCGGTGCAGAGATTTTTTTGAGAGCACTTAGTGGTATCTATACTGTAATAGAACCAAGAACTAAAACAAATTTTAATCCTTTGCAACTTGATGACACCTCTGATAATAGAACATTTTTAATGGAGTGGATAAAGTCTTTAATTTCGGTATATAATGATAAATTTACTTCAGAAGATATTGCACGAATTAATGATGCAATTGAAGGGAATTTTAAATTAAGAAAAGAAGACAGGTTCTTGAGAAACCTCGTACCGTTTTTAGGGCTTGCAGGTCCTGATACTCTAGCTGGGGCAATATCTATGTGGCATGATAATGGTTCTCATGCTGCAATATTTGACAATAAAGAAGATTTGCTAGATTTTTCACGAGCAAGAGTATTTGGTTTTGAGATGGCTAGCTTGCTCAAAGATCCTGTTGCCCTTGGACCAGTATTGATTTATTTATTTCATAGGATTAGTATATCTCTTGATGGCACTCCATCTATTATCGTTCTTGATGAGGCATGGGCATTAATAGATAATCCAGTTTTTGCACCCAAGATAAAAGACTGGTTGAAGGTACTGAGAAAACTAAATGCTTTTGTGATTTTTGCTACTCAGAGTGTTGAGGATGCAAGTAAAAGTGCTATTAGCGATACGCTTGTACAACAAACAGCGACACAGATTTTTTTACCAAATCTGAAAGCTACTAGTGTCTATCGGGATGTTTTTATGTTAACTGAACGTGAATATATATTAATTAAGCATACAGATCCAAGCACTAGATTCTTTTTGGTGAAACAAGGAGTTAATGCTGTAGTAGCTAGAATAGACTTAAAAGACCTGGATGATATAATCAACGTATTATCCGGACGTGCAGAAAGTGTTCTATTGTTACACGATATATTAAATGAAGTTGGGGACAACCCAAAAGTATGGTTGCCTATATTTTATCAGAAGGTAAAAAATGTTTAA
- a CDS encoding type IV secretion system protein VirB3, giving the protein MSTGSIQTDQLFKGLTRPAMLFGVSYMFAILNVLICLLIFINSNDLRVILLMLPGIHGLGYIASAKEPLFIELFMVKLGKCSKCLNRFYHGANSYDIA; this is encoded by the coding sequence ATGTCCACAGGTAGTATACAAACAGATCAATTATTTAAAGGTCTTACAAGACCTGCAATGCTCTTTGGTGTGAGTTATATGTTTGCAATATTAAACGTTCTGATTTGCCTGCTAATTTTCATTAATTCAAATGATTTGAGAGTGATTCTCTTAATGTTACCAGGTATACATGGACTTGGCTATATAGCTTCTGCAAAAGAACCGTTGTTTATTGAATTATTTATGGTAAAATTAGGAAAGTGCTCGAAATGTTTAAATCGTTTTTATCATGGAGCCAATTCTTATGATATTGCTTAA
- the fmt gene encoding methionyl-tRNA formyltransferase → MRIIFMGSPEFAVSTLNLLLKSQNEIVAVYTKAPKPSGRGQKPTKSPVHVIAEESNIEVCTPISLKFSAEQEKFRNFKPDVAVVAAYGLILPREILNIPKYGCINIHPSLLPRWRGAAPIQHTILAGDQETGVSIMQLGEGLDSGPILKQEKFLIEKNDNYKTLHDKLSELGSDLLLEVLNEIEKQVPLKQNNNDACYADKVEDYKIYASDACEVAYRKVKAFYPKAFIKIENKRIRILDADFEALASEQGKIVNDNMHISLKGGTLIPKVVQMEGRNPCSIEDFIRGLKSSMVKKFIE, encoded by the coding sequence GTGAGAATTATTTTCATGGGGTCACCGGAATTCGCTGTTAGTACGCTAAACTTACTATTGAAATCACAGAATGAAATAGTAGCAGTATACACCAAGGCTCCAAAACCTTCAGGGCGTGGACAGAAGCCAACGAAATCTCCAGTACATGTTATCGCTGAAGAAAGTAACATAGAGGTATGTACTCCTATCTCTCTAAAGTTTTCGGCAGAGCAGGAAAAATTTAGAAATTTCAAACCAGACGTTGCAGTTGTAGCTGCGTATGGATTGATACTCCCAAGAGAAATTTTGAATATTCCAAAATATGGTTGTATTAATATTCATCCTTCATTATTACCAAGGTGGCGTGGTGCAGCTCCGATACAGCACACAATTTTAGCAGGAGATCAAGAAACCGGGGTTAGCATTATGCAATTGGGTGAAGGATTAGATTCCGGCCCTATTTTAAAACAGGAAAAATTTCTTATCGAAAAGAACGATAATTACAAGACATTGCACGATAAATTGTCTGAATTAGGCAGTGATTTACTGCTGGAAGTGCTAAACGAAATTGAAAAACAGGTTCCCTTAAAACAGAATAATAATGATGCATGTTACGCTGACAAAGTGGAAGACTATAAAATTTATGCAAGTGATGCTTGTGAAGTTGCTTATAGAAAGGTTAAAGCATTTTACCCAAAAGCGTTCATCAAGATAGAGAATAAACGTATCAGGATACTTGATGCTGACTTTGAAGCTCTCGCTTCAGAACAAGGTAAGATCGTTAATGATAATATGCACATAAGTTTAAAAGGTGGCACTTTAATTCCTAAAGTTGTACAAATGGAAGGGAGAAATCCTTGCAGTATTGAAGATTTTATTCGTGGCTTGAAATCAAGCATGGTAAAAAAATTTATAGAATAG
- a CDS encoding PAS domain-containing protein, with protein sequence MEIYVGKEKRIANVVTQHWSDIKGSDRDWPERHEIDTAEIMESWQHCFIIEVKDQGYICENAGEKAVEFYGFEKKMRIDNKYAIDAPFLRLYKIDAVIDKLDTVIESKCPINEEEESESVKMRQVLLPLGNKEGITHILGVITFKLL encoded by the coding sequence ATGGAAATTTATGTAGGCAAAGAAAAAAGAATAGCAAATGTGGTGACTCAACACTGGAGTGACATAAAAGGATCAGACAGAGATTGGCCAGAAAGGCACGAAATAGACACTGCAGAAATAATGGAGTCATGGCAGCATTGTTTTATCATTGAAGTCAAGGATCAAGGTTATATTTGTGAAAATGCAGGAGAAAAGGCTGTTGAATTCTATGGTTTTGAGAAAAAGATGCGCATTGATAATAAGTATGCAATTGATGCACCATTTCTGCGACTATATAAAATAGATGCAGTTATTGATAAACTTGATACTGTAATAGAGAGTAAATGCCCAATCAATGAAGAGGAAGAAAGTGAAAGTGTTAAAATGAGGCAAGTATTGTTGCCACTTGGGAATAAAGAAGGTATAACACATATATTGGGCGTAATTACATTTAAGCTCCTTTAA
- a CDS encoding IS110 family transposase, with protein MNSSNIIAGIDVSKSKLDIHIHPLEHYKIFENNVQSIDEMLDFLRLHNVTKVGLEATGGYEKLCAYTLLSNGFEVYVIQPRWVRDYAKSLSITTKTDKIDCSIISRYINNTDMRVTPLTVDNGNIDCLKQKLSRRNQLVEIAKIQKTQIQQVTDTSIIKQIEELLAILRNQIKTLEDEMITFIDQNQELKRKYISITSIPGVSKITAITLICYLPELGTLQEKQISSLAGLAPFNRDSGFSKGKRCIQGGRSQVRTVLHMCILSAQKVNSYINPFFTRLYNQYKKPYKIASTAAMRKLLIFANSLVRDDRVFTEEYSPQSVSI; from the coding sequence ATGAATTCATCAAATATTATTGCTGGCATTGATGTTAGCAAAAGTAAATTAGATATCCACATTCACCCACTTGAGCATTATAAAATATTTGAAAACAATGTACAATCCATTGATGAAATGCTGGACTTTTTACGTTTGCATAATGTAACCAAAGTTGGTCTTGAGGCAACTGGTGGATACGAAAAATTATGTGCCTATACTTTACTAAGCAATGGTTTTGAGGTGTACGTCATTCAACCTAGATGGGTTAGAGACTATGCTAAAAGCCTTAGTATTACTACAAAAACTGATAAAATAGACTGCAGTATCATTTCACGTTATATCAATAATACAGATATGCGTGTTACTCCTTTAACAGTTGATAATGGTAATATTGATTGCTTGAAACAAAAATTATCTCGTAGAAACCAACTTGTAGAAATAGCAAAAATACAAAAAACCCAAATCCAACAGGTAACTGATACATCTATAATCAAACAAATAGAGGAGCTTCTCGCGATTTTACGTAATCAAATTAAAACTTTAGAAGATGAAATGATTACATTTATCGATCAAAACCAAGAGCTTAAAAGAAAATATATATCAATAACTAGCATACCAGGTGTAAGTAAAATCACAGCCATTACTTTGATTTGCTATTTGCCCGAACTTGGAACCCTTCAAGAAAAGCAAATATCTAGCCTTGCAGGACTTGCACCTTTTAATCGAGACAGTGGTTTCAGTAAAGGAAAGAGATGTATTCAGGGCGGTAGATCACAAGTTAGAACGGTTTTACACATGTGTATTCTCAGTGCACAAAAAGTTAATTCTTATATCAACCCTTTCTTTACTAGATTATATAATCAATATAAAAAGCCATATAAAATTGCTTCCACTGCTGCCATGAGAAAACTGCTTATTTTTGCTAACTCTTTGGTCAGAGACGATAGAGTCTTTACTGAGGAATATAGTCCTCAGTCTGTTTCTATCTAA